AATGATCGTCTTCTTTGATCACTGCATAATAATCAAGGGATGTGAGCAGCATTGGTTTCAAGCACTAAACTGGATCAAAATACTTCCTCAAAATACTTCTCAGAACCAAAGGCATTACAAACATCAACAATATTTAGATTCCTTTAACTATACATAAGAAACCCCAAACAGTACAAGAACGGGATATTAGCCCCCAACTCGGAATGGAGCTTCGCCCCActcgatttttctttttaatattcaCTCTAAAAGATAATGACAATAGTAAATCCTAGTTGTATAACTGTTTTCTACTCTTAAGACCTAGACTTCATTTGATGACGATACATCAATGCTGCTGCTATTATTGGTATTATTGTTGGAACTGCTCTTTTTTCTCCTGCCTTTTATCGGTAAGGATAGTTTCACAAACACTAGCTCCCTTCTTCCGGGGCGGTTTGCATAGAGTACCCAGAGAACAAGACAGAGCAAGACTCCAACTGATATCAGGGCCAACCCTGCATTTACAATTTTCAGATAATGGTCCAATGGAGGGCAATAACTTGACGTGATTGTTCGAAATGTGTCTCGAACAAAATTACAATCCTGGAGGCTCAATAAGGGTGGAGTATAGTGCTGAAGTGCATAGCTCTCATTAACTGCTGCAACCAGCTGAGTGTAGATGTCTGGGCTTATCCTTCCAACTGTGGTGCACATCCCAGATACCGAGACTTCACATGTATAATTCTGCCAAACCTGAAGAATTCCAACGAACCAAATATTTGTTTAAGCAAGCCATCATACATACTGCCTTATCTCGTAATTTCAGGATGTTGTATTTTCATCCCCTCAATGCATGTTACGCAAATCAAACAGCTTCCAGCAACATATATAAAGACACCAAATTATCCAAATGACTAAAATAGTCAAAGTCAATGATTCTTACCAAAGACGCATTTGAAATAGACACCTCTTGATCCCCACACTGACTATCTCTCAACTGAGAATCATATGGGTAACAGAGAGGTGGCATCAGAGGCCCGGACTGATTGTAATAATAAGGATCGGCAGGGGATGGATACGTATTGGCATATGTATAGATGAACTGGTTGACAACATTTACAATGTCGTTGATAACTTGTTTACTCTGGCTAAGTGTCTTATTTGTGGTTCTCTGGTCAACACATGGAAGGATGTTGCTAAGTGCTGTTTCAGCATGAGGATGTTCTACCCACTCTTCCATGGCCATGCAGGTGTCAGACACAGTACTGAAACACAAAAGATAAAAACGAAAAATATTTCAGGTGAGGGCATTAGCATAATCCCTGCTGGATAAGGAGGCATAATACAATCACAATCACCAAAGTACTCTGTTGAGTTTCTGATTCACCAGACAATCAAGTAAAAAGaacataaatataaacattTCTATCGAAGATAACATATTCTTACTTGTTAAGGATGACAAAGACTCCAGAAAGAATGAATGTAATTGCTACGAGTAACCATCCACTAACaataaatctgaaaaataTGACGGCTTTGTCAGACGGAGATATGAAACCCCTCCATAATGTGAAGAGTAGAAGAATTAATAcaaatgtaaaaaaattgacaaatacAAGGACAACCTACATGTGGATCGCATGTTGGTTCCCAAGGATGGACAGAACTGCAACAAGATACATTAATGAGTTACAAAGAGACAAAAAGTGCAAAATACAAGAAGACCAAATAATAGATTTCATTCATCAAATTGTTTAGGGTGATACATACAAAGACCAATCACAGCTAGGAGAAGCATCACCGCTGCCACGGTGATTAAAGCTGAACGCCTGCAACATTTAACTCGTTAGTACATTAAAAACAAGGGGTTTCAGTATAACCCCTTGATTAGATAGTACTACGGAAGTTTAAGAAGACATACACAGCACTGAAGACTCTTTTTACTTTAACAGAATTTTCACTTGTCTTCTCTGTCAGTGTATTTGCTGCAGTGTTCAGATCTAGATTCAGCTTGTCAATACCATCCATGACATCAGAAGGTAAGAAAATCTGGGCCACACTAATAGCCTTTGCAAGGGACAGATACTCTGTGACATTTCTCAGAGTCTGTACAGTGTAGTCGGACTGGTTTACAACATAATTTAGAGTGCGCATCGCTTCGTCATGAAATTCATCTTGCCCAACAGAAAGAAGAACACATCCAATCCTGTGTGATTGAGAAGATATAGCATATCATGTTAGAAAAGGGACACCTGAGAGATGCATAAGGTCACAAAACTGCCTTCCTAGCACAACAGATGGCCAATACCATCACGTGTGGACCTTAATAAGTATATGTTGAAAACTTCCCcacaccaaaaagaaagaaaaaagaatgttACTATATACAATCTTAGGCCGAAAAGATGAATTTCCCGaacgatttttttttgggtgtgcaACTCTAAATATGAACCAAAACTAATTGTATGCGGAGAAGAAGGGCAGGAAAATGGgcaaaagaaacataaattcAACACCAAAGCTAATAATATTAGTTAGTTTAGAACAATATCCATATATATTCATATGAAGTTCAGAGCATTACGCAGCAGCACATGTGAAGACTAGTAGCAGAATCAGGCATATCTTCTGTGAGCGGTGTGATTCTTCCTCTTTAATGTTTATTCTCCATCCACAGCAATGATGAACCACAAGAACCATGCCAAAAGCAACAAACCATAGGACAGAAATAATGAAACCAGCGGCACCTGTAAATCCAACCGACTGCAGAAAAGAGATCATATTACTAAGGAATACATGAGAAACTTAAATGTACAAGTAATAATATGAGCATCACAAttcctattattattattactaaaTATTTATCTAACAGCAGTTCAAAGAGGCCGAACAGAACGAGTAGGTACAGAGAAAAAATTAAGCTTTATTGGAAATTTTGATGTATCATCACATAACAAAATTGCATTCTAGTGGTCTGCCTCCTGTTagatattaattaaataaaattatgttcCTCAccatagaaaataataataataataatttcagCCAATGAAAGATAGATCTCACTATTTCTTGATCATTTAAAATCTTCACACTTTTCATCACAAACAAACAAGCATCATACTTTTATATGATATCATATCCAATAAGTTAAGAAAAGGGCCACGAATTATGCTTTAACAATCAAATTCTACAGCCTAAACCAATACTCGAGCTAGATTGACTGCAAGTATGCACACATCTCATAAATCACAATCAACGAATTAAATGACAAGAAGGAACCAAGACTTACTGCCCAGTAGTGCCGATTAGCAATGTCCCAGCCTCCGCGATAACGCTTAAACCGGCTAAGAATATCTGGCCTGTTGGTCCTTTTAGCCGCCAAAACAAGCGTGCCTTGAGGTGCATCGCTTGCAGGCCCTGGGGATTGTGCAGTCTCTTCTGAGATTCCATTTCTCCACGACCCTAGATTTTCATCCACtgaaaaaacaacaagaagcaATGTTATAAGGTTAGAAAGCTGCAAAATTTCAGCTGCTGCGCCATTCAGACGTGAAAACTCTCAAAGTAATTTTGAAAGTAAAAGAAATGTTATTGGTTTGGAACAGAAAAGCATTTGGCTTGTTTGTTTGCTGAGTAATAGTGGAAAAAAGATTCGATCTTTCatcaaaataagaataaagatgaaatgaaaaactgGCAATGAATTGGGATAAAGGTTATGTATTGTTACGTTGTCTTGAAGCCCAAAAACAACAATGACTCCAAAAATCtcattttccatttcttctcctcctaaAGCCTCCTCCTCAGCAACCAAAGAAGCATACAAGATAAAACCCATTTAAACAATCGAATTAAGAAACGTACCTAGACTAAATTTGAGAGTATCTCTGGTGGGTCGGAGTCCATTTCGAGTTAGAGCTGAAAGGCAGCTCCCAGAACCCAAAAccagaaagaagaagaagaagcaaagagAGGTGGCAACCAGCAAGCGCGTCATTTGCAGAGTCTTTCCACTCTCTGTTCACAGAAATCTCAGGACAGAAGCCAGATACGAATCAAGCCCATTTCCAAGATTTGGTTTAGGTACAAAACCCAAATCTTGAAAAAGAAGTATAATTAAAATGGTGAAATGAGTGAGTTGTGTGTCAGCGTTCTAATCTGGTCACATTCTTGGTGGTAAGGGATTTATAAGAAGGCAAAAATGGAGTCTCCGAAGTCACATGGGGGTGGGGAGGTGGGGTAAGAAAAAGGCGGGTGTGAAATGAATAAAGGATTGCTTAGCGCCTCAAAGCTAAAGCCAAAGCCTCAGCTCCCTcactctgtctctctctctctcgctctctcgctctctctcctTGTTGAAATATGAGTGCATTAAGCAAACCAACACAGTTCCATAAAACCCACAACTGTTTGTTTGCTCCCCCTACTTAATAATTTATAccacttttctttatttgtcctttctgcttttcttcttctttttctttattttattcagTTCACCTTTAacgctttttgttttttattttgtagggGCTGCTcacattttccattttcatttaGTGTCCCACCCATTGGACCTCTGGTCCTCACCAAGTTGCCATTGTCAATGATATAAATGCTTTACATTCTCTGCCTTCTTTGTGGGTACTCATATAAACTTCAATTATAAACTTAATTGGAAAGTACTTTTAATATGAAGGCACTGAATGGAATCTGTTTCGGATTTATAGGTGAATGAGAACAAAACGGAAGTATCTTTGGAGGGACGGAATGGATTGGAACCGACGGCATGTTGACAACTGAAGTTGCATTTTATACTTATCTGAATTATATGAAAAATTCTTTagtaagtattttatgttaaaaattaattatatattttcaatcttgaattattatattattcttCTGTTAACGGATTTCGTTATTTTGATTTGAGCTAGTGCGTTTGGTTTAGGTGCACCACAAACGtcatatttttgtattaatattatttctGAATCGAGATCATTCAAAGATTGCGACTCAACAAAAGCTTTTCAATCTGTTTTTCCATCTAATCTACGAGATCCATGGCATATAAAACGCATCCGCTTCCTCATGCAAAAATTTtccataaatataaaaatgtttacatttatataatattcagAAAAAGAAGGGCCGGCACCAAAAGTATACCAAAATTGATCCAATGAAGAAATTAAGTAAAaagattaagaaaaaataaaacccaattgaTTCACGAAATCGCGGTGCTCAACAGGTAATTTAGGGGGTGCAAGATGCTAATTGGGTGGGCTGTTCGAGGTAATGTAGGGGCGTAGACCGCGATTAGAGAAGGACACGTGGGACCCAGCC
The window above is part of the Prunus dulcis chromosome 1, ALMONDv2, whole genome shotgun sequence genome. Proteins encoded here:
- the LOC117615695 gene encoding uncharacterized protein LOC117615695 is translated as MTRLLVATSLCFFFFFLVLGSGSCLSALTRNGLRPTRDTLKFSLVDENLGSWRNGISEETAQSPGPASDAPQGTLVLAAKRTNRPDILSRFKRYRGGWDIANRHYWASVGFTGAAGFIISVLWFVAFGMVLVVHHCCGWRINIKEEESHRSQKICLILLLVFTCAAAIGCVLLSVGQDEFHDEAMRTLNYVVNQSDYTVQTLRNVTEYLSLAKAISVAQIFLPSDVMDGIDKLNLDLNTAANTLTEKTSENSVKVKRVFSAVRSALITVAAVMLLLAVIGLFLSILGNQHAIHIFIVSGWLLVAITFILSGVFVILNNTVSDTCMAMEEWVEHPHAETALSNILPCVDQRTTNKTLSQSKQVINDIVNVVNQFIYTYANTYPSPADPYYYNQSGPLMPPLCYPYDSQLRDSQCGDQEVSISNASLVWQNYTCEVSVSGMCTTVGRISPDIYTQLVAAVNESYALQHYTPPLLSLQDCNFVRDTFRTITSSYCPPLDHYLKIVNAGLALISVGVLLCLVLWVLYANRPGRRELVFVKLSLPIKGRRKKSSSNNNTNNSSSIDVSSSNEV